One window of Actinomycetota bacterium genomic DNA carries:
- a CDS encoding proline dehydrogenase family protein — protein MASLDDEVTDLARRIADLGAGEQASVFNMSWWSERMLEWAMAHAAFKTRLFHFVDVFPALRSDENVVRHLEEYFEGVEVPSQLKLGLDLADRVPLGKATSALVARRNIRRMARQFIVGESPHDAEDDLRRLWGHGSSFTVDLLGEKTLTSGQADAYAARVLEMLEALGSSTLKWEAQSHLERDDVGPLARVNLSVKPTALSPKFSPLTAEEGLEQVKSRLRPILRRAQALGAFINLDTEHYDVKALTYRLVKELWGEPEFEAMEGGVVVQAYLKESAGDLQDLISWSGSRSRPFTVRLVKGAYWDTETVVAQAEGWPIPVYEHKAQTDLNYERCVRLLHDAHGTIKAAFASHNLRSLAYAVAYAREKGISDRGYELQMLYGMAEPIQHAIRSLGLRLRIYAPVGELIPGMAYLVRRLLENTSNESFIRHRFAESWSLEQLVAPPAALELPDPERGSLRRSTNPSSPSAYEPEPLAEWRRPGMMEAFGAEIERCSLGLEVPAVIGGREIWTRRTITSVDPGDPSTTVATSAACGPEEAAGAIASAASAWPAWRRAPAVERSAILFRAAHWMRERRGELAALQIFEAGKPWKEADADVCEAIDFCEYYGREMIRLDKGGLVQSPPGERNRLTYASRGVGVVIAPWNFPLAIPMGMTAAALVAGNPVVLKPAEQSPGVAWQIVRAFKAAGLPDGVLNFLPGYGEEVGPALVEHPEVSFVTFTGSRAVGLGIVESAARHKPGQSHVKRVVAEMGGKNAIIVDSDADLDQAVPGILHSAFGYAGQKCSAASRLIVLSSVYDETLERLAAAGEEVIVGHPRKSGVTVGPLIDEDAYKRVHDCIQQGRKEGRAVLVREDVPAEGYFAGPAIFDGLSPESDLVKQEIFGPVLSVLKAKTFDEAMKLANDTEYALTGGLYSRLPSHLERAADEMRAGNVYLNRPTTGAVVGRQPFGGYGMSGVGSKAGGPDYLMQFLNPRVVTENTLRQGFAPSEEAGGV, from the coding sequence GTGGCCTCGCTGGACGATGAGGTCACGGATCTTGCGCGCCGGATCGCCGACCTCGGCGCCGGGGAGCAGGCCAGCGTCTTCAACATGTCGTGGTGGAGCGAGCGCATGCTCGAGTGGGCCATGGCGCATGCGGCGTTCAAAACCCGGCTCTTTCACTTCGTAGACGTCTTCCCGGCGCTCAGGTCCGACGAAAACGTCGTCCGCCACCTCGAGGAGTACTTCGAGGGGGTCGAGGTCCCCTCCCAGCTCAAGCTCGGGCTCGACCTTGCCGACCGGGTTCCCCTCGGAAAGGCGACCTCCGCCCTGGTCGCCCGGAGGAACATCCGGCGCATGGCCCGGCAGTTCATCGTCGGCGAGTCTCCGCACGACGCCGAGGACGACCTGCGCCGCCTCTGGGGTCACGGCAGCAGCTTCACCGTCGACCTGCTCGGCGAGAAAACCCTAACCTCCGGCCAGGCCGACGCCTACGCCGCCCGCGTGCTGGAGATGCTGGAGGCGCTGGGGTCCTCCACTCTCAAGTGGGAGGCGCAGTCGCACCTGGAGCGGGACGACGTGGGGCCGCTGGCCCGGGTCAACCTCAGCGTGAAGCCGACCGCCCTCAGCCCCAAGTTCTCCCCGCTGACCGCCGAGGAGGGTCTGGAGCAGGTGAAGTCCCGGCTCCGGCCGATCCTTCGCCGGGCGCAGGCACTGGGGGCGTTCATCAATCTCGACACCGAGCACTACGACGTCAAGGCCCTGACCTACCGCCTGGTCAAGGAGCTGTGGGGAGAGCCGGAGTTCGAGGCCATGGAGGGCGGCGTCGTGGTCCAGGCCTACCTGAAGGAGTCGGCCGGGGACCTTCAAGACCTGATCTCCTGGTCGGGGAGCCGGTCCCGGCCGTTCACCGTCCGGCTGGTCAAGGGCGCCTACTGGGACACCGAGACGGTAGTCGCCCAGGCGGAGGGGTGGCCAATCCCGGTCTACGAGCACAAAGCCCAGACCGACCTGAACTACGAACGCTGCGTACGCCTCCTGCACGACGCCCACGGCACCATCAAGGCGGCCTTCGCCAGCCACAACCTTCGGTCCCTGGCCTACGCCGTGGCCTACGCCCGGGAGAAGGGCATCTCGGACCGGGGATACGAGCTGCAGATGCTCTACGGGATGGCCGAGCCCATCCAACACGCGATTCGCAGCCTGGGGCTTCGCCTCAGGATCTACGCCCCGGTGGGCGAGCTGATCCCGGGGATGGCGTACCTGGTCCGCCGGCTCCTCGAGAACACCTCCAACGAGTCGTTCATCCGTCACCGTTTTGCCGAGAGCTGGTCGCTGGAGCAGCTGGTCGCCCCGCCGGCCGCCCTGGAGCTGCCCGACCCGGAGCGGGGCAGTCTTCGCCGTTCGACCAACCCTTCGTCGCCGTCGGCATACGAGCCCGAGCCGCTGGCGGAGTGGCGCCGGCCGGGGATGATGGAGGCGTTCGGGGCCGAGATCGAGCGGTGTTCACTCGGCTTGGAGGTCCCGGCGGTGATCGGCGGGCGGGAGATCTGGACGCGCCGGACCATCACCTCGGTCGACCCGGGGGACCCGTCGACGACGGTCGCAACGTCGGCCGCATGCGGGCCCGAGGAGGCCGCGGGGGCCATCGCTTCCGCCGCTTCCGCCTGGCCGGCCTGGAGGCGCGCCCCGGCCGTCGAGCGTTCGGCCATCCTGTTCCGGGCGGCCCACTGGATGCGGGAGCGCAGAGGTGAGCTGGCGGCCCTGCAGATATTCGAGGCCGGCAAGCCGTGGAAGGAGGCCGACGCCGACGTCTGTGAGGCCATCGACTTCTGCGAGTACTACGGCCGGGAGATGATCCGGCTCGACAAGGGGGGCCTGGTCCAGTCTCCGCCGGGCGAGCGGAACCGGTTGACCTACGCCTCCCGGGGGGTGGGCGTGGTCATCGCTCCGTGGAACTTCCCACTGGCCATCCCGATGGGGATGACCGCGGCGGCGCTGGTCGCCGGCAACCCGGTGGTCCTGAAGCCGGCGGAACAGAGCCCGGGAGTCGCCTGGCAGATCGTCCGGGCGTTCAAGGCTGCCGGCCTGCCGGACGGCGTGCTGAACTTCCTGCCGGGCTACGGCGAGGAGGTCGGCCCGGCGCTGGTCGAGCACCCGGAGGTGTCGTTCGTCACCTTCACCGGCTCTCGCGCGGTCGGCCTGGGGATCGTGGAGAGCGCGGCCCGGCACAAGCCGGGGCAGTCGCACGTCAAGCGGGTGGTGGCCGAGATGGGGGGCAAGAACGCGATCATCGTGGATTCGGACGCCGACCTGGACCAGGCGGTACCGGGCATCCTCCACTCCGCCTTCGGGTACGCAGGTCAGAAGTGTTCGGCGGCGAGCCGGCTGATCGTGCTCTCCTCGGTTTACGACGAGACCCTGGAACGCCTGGCCGCAGCGGGGGAGGAGGTCATAGTCGGGCACCCTCGGAAGTCCGGCGTGACCGTCGGGCCGCTGATCGACGAGGACGCCTACAAACGCGTGCACGACTGCATCCAGCAGGGCCGGAAGGAGGGCCGGGCGGTGCTGGTCCGGGAGGACGTCCCAGCGGAAGGCTACTTCGCGGGCCCGGCGATCTTCGACGGCCTTAGCCCCGAATCGGACCTGGTCAAGCAGGAGATATTCGGGCCGGTGCTGTCGGTTTTGAAGGCGAAGACCTTCGACGAGGCGATGAAGCTGGCCAACGACACCGAGTACGCCCTGACCGGCGGTCTGTACTCCCGGCTGCCCTCGCACCTGGAGCGGGCGGCCGACGAGATGCGGGCCGGCAACGTCTACCTGAACCGCCCGACAACCGGCGCGGTCGTCGGCCGCCAGCCGTTCGGCGGGTACGGGATGTCCGGGGTCGGCTCGAAGGCCGGGGGGCCCGACTACCTGATGCAGTTCCTGAACCCCAGGGTGGTCACCGAGAACACGCTGCGCCAGGGCTTCGCGCCGTCGGAGGAGGCGGGCGGGGTCTAA
- a CDS encoding DUF899 family protein, producing MSTPANPSRALTGKPPIVDMATWQAEREKLLVREKAHTREGDAIAAARRRLPMVEVDARAVVTGADGPVPFIDLFQGRDELVVYHSMWYDGAPHQGQCEGCTFNLWHMDDAVYLNARGVSFAALTSGAWEEVAPYVEFMGYTQPWYSVRGVEKSIATEEGHIVCWLRDGDRVFLTYSTTGRGNEPADTTLGLLDMTPYGRREAWEDNPEGWPEPAQVNSPVGGHGAQICWYWRSDADGAASWAPTSRPVPQWTRPGATREETLGRQGEHQPTSN from the coding sequence ATGAGCACGCCCGCCAACCCGAGCAGAGCCCTTACCGGCAAACCTCCAATTGTCGACATGGCCACCTGGCAGGCCGAGCGCGAGAAGCTGCTGGTCCGCGAGAAGGCCCACACCCGTGAGGGCGATGCGATCGCAGCGGCCCGGCGGCGGCTGCCGATGGTCGAGGTCGATGCCCGGGCCGTGGTCACCGGCGCCGACGGGCCCGTCCCGTTCATCGACCTGTTCCAGGGTCGCGACGAGCTCGTCGTCTACCACTCCATGTGGTACGACGGCGCGCCGCACCAGGGCCAGTGCGAGGGCTGCACCTTCAACCTCTGGCACATGGATGACGCCGTCTACCTCAACGCTCGGGGCGTCTCGTTCGCCGCCCTGACCTCGGGCGCGTGGGAGGAGGTGGCTCCCTACGTCGAGTTCATGGGGTACACCCAGCCGTGGTACTCGGTGCGGGGCGTGGAAAAGTCGATCGCCACCGAGGAGGGGCACATCGTGTGCTGGCTGCGCGACGGCGACCGTGTGTTCCTCACCTACTCCACGACGGGCCGGGGCAACGAGCCTGCCGACACGACGCTGGGCCTGCTCGACATGACGCCCTACGGCCGCCGAGAGGCGTGGGAGGACAACCCCGAAGGCTGGCCCGAGCCTGCGCAGGTCAACTCGCCGGTCGGGGGGCACGGCGCGCAGATTTGCTGGTACTGGCGCTCGGACGCCGACGGCGCCGCCAGCTGGGCCCCGACCAGCCGGCCCGTGCCGCAGTGGACCCGCCCCGGGGCGACCCGTGAGGAGACCCTAGGTCGCCAGGGCGAACATCAACCGACGAGTAACTAA
- a CDS encoding cytochrome P450 codes for MAVQADEIREAGKRVPPGPKGSPILGSALDLKNDLLGTTHRAMLEYGDVVRFTVGPAGRFQEEAYGVFHPDHIQQVLTSKTAGYVKDDGVWNELRHLLGDGLLTSEGEEWKRQKRMIQPIFTHRRVASYVPMMADETRSAVERWNRFADAGATVDLNDEMARLTLSVVGRALFGADVEGAVAVIRQTVPFLSERAIHRALFPVAIPETWPTPGNRKALKYQKALYDVVDELIAARRTKPAEGEDLLGLLLQATDPENGQGLDDEEVRDQVLIFLLAGHETTATSLTFTLHLLGQHPEIQSYLQTEVDRVLQGRTEPTLEDVMNLRYTTMVIKEAMRLYPAAYGIPRFCKNGDTIGGYEIPAGKSVFCSTWATHRHPDFWEDPEEFDPERFTPEREKARPRYAYFPFGGGARACIGQYFSMLEAAVVTALLMQSFKVTTPEGPVKLFTGITLRPEGAVPARIERRELNRPRLS; via the coding sequence ATGGCGGTTCAGGCAGACGAAATCCGGGAAGCGGGCAAGCGGGTTCCCCCCGGTCCGAAGGGCTCACCGATTCTCGGATCGGCCCTTGACCTCAAGAACGACCTGCTCGGCACCACCCACCGGGCGATGCTCGAGTACGGCGACGTGGTCCGCTTCACGGTCGGCCCGGCCGGGCGGTTCCAGGAGGAGGCGTACGGAGTCTTCCATCCCGACCACATCCAGCAGGTCCTGACCTCCAAGACCGCCGGATACGTCAAGGACGACGGCGTCTGGAACGAACTTCGCCACCTGTTGGGCGACGGCCTTCTGACCAGCGAGGGCGAGGAGTGGAAGCGCCAGAAGCGTATGATCCAGCCGATCTTCACGCACCGCCGGGTCGCCTCCTACGTCCCGATGATGGCGGACGAGACCCGCTCCGCCGTCGAGCGCTGGAACCGGTTCGCGGATGCCGGCGCCACCGTGGACCTGAACGACGAGATGGCCCGGCTGACCCTGTCGGTGGTCGGAAGGGCGCTGTTCGGCGCCGACGTCGAGGGTGCGGTTGCCGTCATCCGGCAGACGGTCCCGTTCCTCAGCGAGCGGGCGATCCACCGGGCCCTCTTTCCGGTCGCCATCCCGGAGACCTGGCCGACGCCGGGCAACCGCAAGGCTCTGAAGTACCAGAAGGCTTTGTACGACGTGGTCGACGAGTTGATCGCCGCCCGCCGGACCAAGCCCGCCGAGGGCGAGGACCTGCTGGGATTGCTGCTGCAGGCAACCGACCCCGAAAACGGCCAGGGACTGGACGACGAAGAGGTCCGGGACCAGGTACTGATCTTCCTGCTGGCGGGCCACGAGACCACCGCAACCTCGCTGACCTTCACGCTGCACCTGCTGGGCCAGCACCCCGAAATCCAGTCCTACCTGCAGACCGAGGTGGACCGGGTGCTGCAGGGCCGGACCGAGCCGACGCTCGAGGACGTGATGAATCTTCGCTACACCACGATGGTGATCAAGGAGGCTATGCGCCTCTACCCGGCGGCCTACGGCATCCCCCGGTTCTGCAAGAACGGCGACACCATCGGCGGTTACGAAATCCCTGCCGGCAAGAGCGTGTTCTGCAGCACCTGGGCCACCCACCGGCACCCGGACTTCTGGGAGGACCCGGAGGAGTTCGACCCGGAGCGTTTCACGCCGGAACGGGAGAAGGCCCGCCCGCGCTACGCCTACTTCCCGTTCGGAGGGGGCGCCAGGGCGTGCATCGGCCAGTACTTCTCGATGCTGGAGGCGGCGGTCGTAACCGCGCTTCTGATGCAGAGCTTCAAGGTGACGACTCCCGAGGGCCCGGTGAAGCTGTTCACCGGCATCACCTTGCGACCTGAAGGGGCGGTTCCCGCAAGGATCGAGCGGAGAGAGCTAAACCGCCCTCGACTTTCATAG